One window from the genome of Cryptomeria japonica chromosome 6, Sugi_1.0, whole genome shotgun sequence encodes:
- the LOC131069831 gene encoding F-box/kelch-repeat protein At3g27150 isoform X2, whose amino-acid sequence MVEKSGRLFSAMDCQDHDVEQDLAKETSKSSSVQVNGRRYDLRHRNGFKSHGQPNGKLRCTPNGKASGTVSIDSVQECKPLDSTSFGSSRKKHRNRVNVTCENGGHTRKLEIGGDCTTPSCKVNGEAKVVAATSLIEEADHTSPIKELAADSKEDAESGSFNDQSQDADYSYMPGLNDELALLCLAHTSRAEYGTQLLVLGREIEGLVIWRYDLVTNKWYKGPAMLTPRCLYASASCGNFAFVAGGISATGELLNCAERYDPDNQRWEPLPNMNKKRKLCSGCYMDGKFYVIGGTGEHGDLACGEVYDSEKKSWELIENMKPSGSRNPISQAPPLVAVANNELYALEASMNQLKVYIKKANKWRVLGEVPVRADFNSGWGVAFKSLGNELLLIGGDRDASQSMYAYGISIYTSRPDPSASEADWRFLTRVGGSIGPFVFNCAIMAT is encoded by the exons ATGGTGGAGAAATCTGGCAGATTGTTCTCAGCCATGGACTGCCAAGATCACGATGTGGAACAAGATCTAGCAAAGGAAACTTCCAAATCCTCCTCCGTCCAAGTTAATGGAAGAAGATATGATCTGAGGCACAGGAACGGATTCAAATCACATGGTCAACCCAACGGTAAATTAAGGTGCACCCCTAATGGGAAGGCCAGCGGTACTGTATCCATCGATTCTGTTCAAGAATGCAAACCCCTTGATTCAACATCTTTTGGATCTTCAAGGAAAAAGCATAGGAATAGAGTGAATGTTACTTGCGAGAACGGAGGTCATACCAGGAAGTTGGAGATCGGTGGTGATTGCACAACACCCAGTTGCAAAGTAAATGGTGAGGCAAAGGTGGTGGCTGCTACAAGCTTGATCGAAGAGGCTGATCATACAAGTCCAATCAAAGAGCTCGCAGCAGATTCTAAAGAAGATGCTGAATCTGGTAGTTTTAATGATCAATCTCAGGATGCAGATTATTCATACATGCCCGGGCTTAATGATGAACTTGCACTTCTTTGTCTTGCGCACACATCTAGAGCAGAGTATG GCACTCAGCTACTTGTCCTGGGCCGAGAGATTGAAGGGCTTGTGATCTGGAGGTATGATCTTGTAACCAACAAGTGGTACAAGGGACCGGCAATGCTTACTCCTAGGTGTCTATATGCATCTGCAAGCTGTGGCAATTTTGCTTTTGTTGCTGGGGGAATCAGTGCAACAGGAGAACTTTTGAATTGTGCAGAGAGGTATGATCCTGACAATCAGAGATGGGAGCCTCTGCCAAACATGAATAAAAAGAGGAAGCTCTGCTCTGGATGCTACATGGATGGCAAATTTTATGTTATTGGAGGGACAGGAGAGCATGGTGATCTTGCCTGTGGTGAAGTGTATGATTCTGAGAAGAAATCCTGGGAGCTGATTGAAAACATGAAACCCTCAGGATCTAGGAATCCCATTTCTCAGGCACCGCCTCTTGTAGCTGTTGCCAACAATGAGCTGTATGCCTTGGAGGCTTCAATGAACCAACTAAAAGTTTATAttaagaaagcaaataaatggagAGTGCTCGGAGAAGTCCCTGTCAGAGCTGATTTTAACAGTGGATGGGGTGTGGCATTCAAGTCCTTAGGCAACGAGCTGCTTCTGATTGGAGGAGACAGAGATGCATCTCAAAGTATGTATGCCTATGGCATATCCATCTACACTTCCAGACCCGATCCAAGTGCATCAGAAGCGGATTGGCGATTTCTGACTAGGGTTGGAGGATCTATTGGTCCCTTTGTATTTAATTGTGCTATTATGGCTACATGA
- the LOC131069831 gene encoding F-box/kelch-repeat protein At3g27150 isoform X1, with the protein MVEKSGRLFSAMDCQDHDVEQDLAKETSKSSSVQVNGRRYDLRHRNGFKSHGQPNGKLRCTPNGKASGTVSIDSVQECKPLDSTSFGSSRKKHRNRVNVTCENGGHTRKLEIGGDCTTPSCKVNGEAKVVAATSLIEEADHTSPIKELAADSKEDAESGSFNDQSQDADYSYMPGLNDELALLCLAHTSRAEYGKLFLINKKYSALASSGELYKIRRKEKIAEQWVYMLASGQFEWRAFDPFSRRWSRLPDLPSDSCFASSDKESLCAGTQLLVLGREIEGLVIWRYDLVTNKWYKGPAMLTPRCLYASASCGNFAFVAGGISATGELLNCAERYDPDNQRWEPLPNMNKKRKLCSGCYMDGKFYVIGGTGEHGDLACGEVYDSEKKSWELIENMKPSGSRNPISQAPPLVAVANNELYALEASMNQLKVYIKKANKWRVLGEVPVRADFNSGWGVAFKSLGNELLLIGGDRDASQSMYAYGISIYTSRPDPSASEADWRFLTRVGGSIGPFVFNCAIMAT; encoded by the coding sequence ATGGTGGAGAAATCTGGCAGATTGTTCTCAGCCATGGACTGCCAAGATCACGATGTGGAACAAGATCTAGCAAAGGAAACTTCCAAATCCTCCTCCGTCCAAGTTAATGGAAGAAGATATGATCTGAGGCACAGGAACGGATTCAAATCACATGGTCAACCCAACGGTAAATTAAGGTGCACCCCTAATGGGAAGGCCAGCGGTACTGTATCCATCGATTCTGTTCAAGAATGCAAACCCCTTGATTCAACATCTTTTGGATCTTCAAGGAAAAAGCATAGGAATAGAGTGAATGTTACTTGCGAGAACGGAGGTCATACCAGGAAGTTGGAGATCGGTGGTGATTGCACAACACCCAGTTGCAAAGTAAATGGTGAGGCAAAGGTGGTGGCTGCTACAAGCTTGATCGAAGAGGCTGATCATACAAGTCCAATCAAAGAGCTCGCAGCAGATTCTAAAGAAGATGCTGAATCTGGTAGTTTTAATGATCAATCTCAGGATGCAGATTATTCATACATGCCCGGGCTTAATGATGAACTTGCACTTCTTTGTCTTGCGCACACATCTAGAGCAGAGTATGGTAAGCTATTCcttatcaataaaaaatattccGCTTTAGCTAGCAGTGGGGAACTATACAAGATTAGGAGAAAAGAGAAGATAGCTGAGCAGTGGGTTTACATGCTTGCTAGTGGCCAATTTGAATGGCGCGCATTCGATCCATTCTCAAGGAGATGGAGTAGATTGCCTGATCTGCCCTCTGATTCCTGTTTCGCTTCAAGTGACAAGGAATCTCTTTGTGCAGGCACTCAGCTACTTGTCCTGGGCCGAGAGATTGAAGGGCTTGTGATCTGGAGGTATGATCTTGTAACCAACAAGTGGTACAAGGGACCGGCAATGCTTACTCCTAGGTGTCTATATGCATCTGCAAGCTGTGGCAATTTTGCTTTTGTTGCTGGGGGAATCAGTGCAACAGGAGAACTTTTGAATTGTGCAGAGAGGTATGATCCTGACAATCAGAGATGGGAGCCTCTGCCAAACATGAATAAAAAGAGGAAGCTCTGCTCTGGATGCTACATGGATGGCAAATTTTATGTTATTGGAGGGACAGGAGAGCATGGTGATCTTGCCTGTGGTGAAGTGTATGATTCTGAGAAGAAATCCTGGGAGCTGATTGAAAACATGAAACCCTCAGGATCTAGGAATCCCATTTCTCAGGCACCGCCTCTTGTAGCTGTTGCCAACAATGAGCTGTATGCCTTGGAGGCTTCAATGAACCAACTAAAAGTTTATAttaagaaagcaaataaatggagAGTGCTCGGAGAAGTCCCTGTCAGAGCTGATTTTAACAGTGGATGGGGTGTGGCATTCAAGTCCTTAGGCAACGAGCTGCTTCTGATTGGAGGAGACAGAGATGCATCTCAAAGTATGTATGCCTATGGCATATCCATCTACACTTCCAGACCCGATCCAAGTGCATCAGAAGCGGATTGGCGATTTCTGACTAGGGTTGGAGGATCTATTGGTCCCTTTGTATTTAATTGTGCTATTATGGCTACATGA